In Treponema primitia ZAS-2, a genomic segment contains:
- a CDS encoding ABC transporter permease yields the protein MINYLLHRAFFLLVSFIAALLVIFILLRLLPGDPANALLPSDATAEQIMEARAKVGSDQSLGRQFVQWFARVTHGDFGTSLVSGIPVGPEVASRLRITVPLTILSFLISLVAASAIGFIAAYKNGTWYAAVLTVFSQTVIAIPAFWVGIIFVWLFALRLNILPSGGWPNGGWSNFGKAVEALILPLITIVFVMTASLSRYIRSSVLNILDSGYIRTSRSLGFSQGRSFLLHGIRNAYVPVVSILGIELSSTLLGAVVVENIFSLPGLGSMLTKAIAQHDYPAIQGILLTTTFLVLVIGFFADVLQRILDPRLRNQNQRGG from the coding sequence ATGATTAACTACCTGTTACACCGGGCTTTTTTCCTTTTGGTCTCCTTTATCGCCGCCTTACTGGTGATCTTTATTCTGCTGCGGCTGCTTCCGGGGGATCCTGCAAACGCATTGCTGCCCTCGGATGCCACGGCGGAACAAATCATGGAAGCCAGGGCGAAGGTCGGATCGGATCAGAGCCTAGGCCGCCAATTTGTACAGTGGTTTGCCAGGGTTACCCACGGAGACTTTGGCACCTCCTTGGTCTCCGGGATTCCCGTTGGTCCGGAAGTGGCAAGCAGACTCAGAATAACTGTTCCGCTGACCATCCTTTCGTTCTTGATATCCCTTGTTGCGGCAAGCGCCATCGGCTTTATTGCGGCGTATAAAAACGGAACATGGTATGCGGCGGTATTGACCGTTTTTTCCCAGACCGTAATCGCCATACCGGCTTTCTGGGTGGGCATTATTTTTGTATGGTTATTTGCCCTCAGGCTGAACATCCTGCCCTCCGGAGGCTGGCCTAACGGCGGGTGGAGCAATTTTGGCAAGGCGGTGGAGGCACTGATTCTGCCGCTTATAACCATTGTTTTTGTTATGACCGCCAGCCTGTCCCGGTATATACGCTCAAGTGTGTTGAATATTCTGGATTCAGGCTATATCCGCACGTCCCGGTCTTTGGGGTTTTCCCAGGGACGTTCCTTTTTGCTCCACGGTATCAGAAATGCCTATGTGCCGGTGGTTTCTATTTTAGGCATAGAACTTTCTTCCACCCTTTTGGGCGCCGTGGTGGTAGAAAACATATTCTCTCTGCCGGGACTTGGGTCCATGCTTACCAAAGCTATTGCCCAGCATGATTACCCTGCCATACAGGGAATCCTACTCACCACAACCTTCCTGGTACTGGTTATCGGGTTCTTTGCGGATGTGCTGCAACGGATACTGGACCCCCGACTCCGGAATCAAAATCAAAGAGGGG